From Polynucleobacter sp. MWH-Braz-FAM2G, a single genomic window includes:
- the mscL gene encoding large conductance mechanosensitive channel protein MscL yields the protein MSVLKEFRDFAVKGNVIDLAVGVIIGGAFGKIVDSLVNDIVMPVISTLLGGHIDFTNLFIVLGSIPEGVPRTFDALKKAGVPIFAYGNFITISINFILLAFVIFQMVKVVNKVRVMDAPPPPPTPEEITLLREIRDSLKK from the coding sequence ATGAGCGTTTTAAAAGAGTTTCGGGACTTTGCTGTAAAGGGTAATGTGATCGATTTAGCGGTCGGCGTGATCATCGGCGGAGCCTTTGGGAAAATTGTAGATTCCCTAGTAAATGACATAGTAATGCCCGTTATTTCCACCCTTTTAGGGGGTCATATTGACTTCACGAACCTTTTTATAGTGTTAGGGAGCATTCCAGAAGGCGTTCCCAGAACATTTGATGCCCTAAAAAAAGCTGGTGTCCCAATTTTTGCTTACGGCAATTTCATTACCATTTCCATTAACTTCATACTTTTAGCCTTTGTTATTTTTCAAATGGTTAAGGTTGTTAACAAGGTGCGTGTAATGGATGCGCCACCTCCTCCCCCCACCCCAGAAGAAATCACGCTATTGCGTGAAATACGCGATAGCTTAAAAAAATAA